In Micromonospora sp. NBC_01813, the following are encoded in one genomic region:
- a CDS encoding phosphoribosyltransferase: MSTARPHRLAPTRQPVHRLTLTSYDHATTLLADAVTRRLGPITAVIGIGTSGVPLAHSLATRLTAKPLRINARHERAAPADSRTSGHVTVDLRPLDTALNGRRLVGTVLLADDTCRTGATLTTVYPKLAPYLTAGSTLHTVVLFRHTTADYNPHLWLWDITHPVHLPWQAPLPADAPVHDLTLPDTPHTC; the protein is encoded by the coding sequence GTGAGCACCGCCCGCCCCCACCGACTCGCCCCGACCCGCCAGCCGGTGCACCGGCTCACCCTCACCAGCTACGACCACGCCACCACACTGCTCGCCGACGCCGTCACTCGCCGGCTCGGACCGATCACCGCCGTGATCGGCATCGGAACCAGCGGCGTCCCCCTCGCCCACAGCCTCGCCACCCGCCTCACCGCCAAACCGCTACGCATCAACGCCCGACACGAACGCGCCGCCCCAGCCGATTCCCGAACGAGCGGCCACGTCACCGTCGACCTGCGCCCACTGGACACCGCGCTCAACGGCCGCCGCCTCGTCGGCACAGTCCTGCTCGCCGACGACACCTGCCGCACCGGCGCCACCCTCACCACCGTCTACCCGAAACTCGCCCCCTACCTCACCGCCGGATCCACCCTCCACACCGTCGTCCTATTCCGCCACACCACCGCCGACTACAACCCCCACCTCTGGCTCTGGGACATCACCCACCCGGTACACCTCCCCTGGCAGGCACCCCTGCCAGCCGACGCCCCGGTGCACGACCTCACCCTCCCCGACACACCACACACCTGTTAG
- a CDS encoding radical SAM protein: MTRVYGVDGHLVHDPVTGLTHLAPEPLPTGRRRADPTQVRNWPVITPDQVKRSQPTSICWTPIVRCDLRCPHCLDDTTLREPDSTDRQRIADVLAASGVLGVDISGGEPLLLTDLPRLAGTITAGGRAAVSVTTNGTHLARRVDELTGVVDAVRVSLDGAAPATHDRLRGPGSFTAALAGIHATLDSGIPVQIQTVLMADNRHEAQRLIDLAHDLGVTGITFLQMLPTGAGLRLQNQMLTDVAALDLTTWLRIPDTLHVHLRTRELTGGATTIRADGRVWRYDRHALSITAHQPLTTPDDLTTAATTHPRREPPE; the protein is encoded by the coding sequence ATGACCCGGGTCTACGGCGTCGACGGCCACCTCGTCCACGACCCAGTAACCGGCCTCACCCACCTGGCCCCGGAGCCGCTGCCCACCGGCCGGCGGCGGGCCGACCCCACCCAAGTACGGAACTGGCCGGTCATCACCCCCGACCAGGTCAAACGATCGCAGCCCACCAGCATCTGCTGGACCCCGATCGTCCGCTGCGACCTGCGCTGCCCACACTGCCTCGACGACACCACCCTGCGCGAACCCGACTCGACCGACCGGCAACGGATCGCCGACGTCCTCGCCGCCAGCGGTGTGCTCGGCGTCGACATCTCCGGTGGGGAACCGCTCCTGCTCACCGACCTGCCCCGCCTCGCCGGCACCATCACCGCCGGCGGCCGGGCGGCGGTCTCCGTCACCACCAACGGCACCCACCTGGCCCGCCGTGTCGACGAACTCACCGGTGTCGTCGACGCCGTCCGGGTCTCGCTCGACGGAGCCGCCCCGGCCACCCACGACCGGCTCCGCGGCCCCGGCAGCTTCACCGCCGCCCTCGCCGGCATCCACGCCACCCTCGACTCCGGAATCCCCGTGCAGATCCAGACCGTACTCATGGCCGACAACCGACACGAGGCCCAACGCCTCATCGACCTCGCCCATGACCTCGGCGTCACCGGCATCACCTTCCTGCAGATGCTGCCCACCGGCGCCGGACTGCGACTACAGAACCAGATGCTCACCGACGTCGCCGCCCTCGACCTCACCACCTGGCTGCGCATTCCCGACACCCTGCACGTGCACCTGCGCACCCGTGAACTCACCGGCGGTGCCACCACCATCCGCGCCGACGGACGCGTCTGGCGATACGACCGCCACGCCCTGTCCATCACCGCACATCAACCACTCACCACACCCGACGACCTCACCACCGCCGCGACCACCCACCCACGGAGGGAGCCGCCCGAGTGA
- a CDS encoding glycosyltransferase family 2 protein: MTLAHALTARDNDHTGLTAAFTARTGLGWHQPTPASATAGTAVSVVIPTRDNAYSLRGVLDALARQDTSGTVQVIVIDDASSDSTATIARLHPAVDTACRLPDPVGAAAARTLGAYLADTDTVVFLDADMVLTPHALANIGARAHPALLLAGFRHRVPYRTGPHLRAETPTGEPDLTADERVHWSHLRPLDDTRDFIDLGHAARYFNLDLPAMVDPALIAAPRAAIAYIGGFDLGWTASGTGLEGAHLGATLIAAGCKVAPLRQLRAWCIDPPDAGRQRQLTASDTPARVAYYRHLLDQPAPATNREADFTSRAKHLLDRAQVLR; the protein is encoded by the coding sequence ATGACCCTCGCTCACGCGCTCACCGCCCGCGACAACGACCACACGGGTCTGACCGCCGCATTCACCGCCCGCACCGGGCTGGGTTGGCACCAGCCCACCCCGGCCAGCGCCACCGCCGGCACCGCCGTCTCCGTGGTGATCCCGACCCGTGACAACGCCTACAGCCTGCGCGGCGTCCTCGACGCCCTCGCCAGGCAGGACACCTCCGGCACCGTACAGGTGATCGTCATCGACGACGCCTCCTCCGACAGCACCGCCACCATCGCCCGGCTGCATCCCGCCGTCGACACTGCCTGCCGGCTGCCCGACCCCGTCGGTGCCGCCGCCGCCCGTACCCTCGGCGCCTACCTCGCCGACACCGACACCGTCGTCTTCCTCGACGCCGACATGGTCCTCACCCCACACGCCCTCGCCAACATCGGCGCCCGCGCCCACCCTGCTCTCCTGCTGGCCGGATTCCGCCACCGCGTCCCCTACCGGACTGGGCCACACCTACGCGCCGAAACCCCCACCGGCGAACCCGACCTCACCGCGGACGAACGAGTCCACTGGTCACACCTGCGCCCACTCGACGACACCCGCGACTTCATCGACCTCGGCCACGCCGCCCGCTACTTCAACCTCGACCTCCCCGCAATGGTCGACCCCGCCCTGATCGCCGCGCCCCGAGCCGCGATCGCCTACATCGGCGGCTTCGATCTAGGATGGACAGCCAGCGGCACCGGCCTCGAAGGCGCCCACCTCGGCGCTACCCTCATCGCCGCCGGCTGCAAAGTCGCACCACTGCGTCAGCTCCGCGCATGGTGCATCGACCCACCCGACGCCGGCCGACAGCGCCAGCTCACCGCCTCCGACACGCCGGCCCGCGTCGCCTACTACCGGCATCTGCTCGACCAGCCGGCACCTGCCACCAACAGGGAAGCCGACTTCACCTCACGGGCCAAACACCTGCTCGACCGAGCGCAGGTCCTGCGATGA
- a CDS encoding DUF6292 family protein, translating into MTIDPGDDELSRLKERADHYVLAVAAALMRDGFPVTTGGTYTYPDPGEPEEAEFTLRLPDEYAVRGLGERGESLALDWAATSGWSLYVSIRSDDGQLADTEHWLGAGLVPPPQQVANFVAAAMVDWKSTGSPERPYYRAKGQDLGRLLLQLKSYEPSENPSSWGSIAYQFTLLRRTTAYQLAAVDTVSDDTIRAVPMRAGEVRALRRLLEFADNDGQARTLALNLVNDIQARFSSNTVDSPDVLNLLVRQYQSAWTRASEGR; encoded by the coding sequence ATGACGATCGATCCGGGAGACGACGAACTAAGCCGGCTGAAGGAACGCGCGGATCATTACGTCCTCGCAGTAGCCGCCGCCCTGATGAGAGATGGCTTTCCCGTCACCACAGGCGGCACGTATACCTACCCCGACCCCGGGGAGCCCGAAGAAGCCGAGTTCACCCTGCGACTGCCAGATGAGTACGCGGTCCGTGGACTCGGCGAGCGTGGGGAGTCGTTGGCCCTGGATTGGGCAGCCACGTCCGGATGGTCTCTGTACGTGTCCATCCGCAGCGATGATGGGCAGCTCGCTGACACGGAACACTGGCTGGGCGCAGGCTTGGTCCCGCCGCCGCAACAGGTCGCGAACTTCGTGGCCGCCGCCATGGTCGACTGGAAGTCGACCGGAAGCCCGGAACGGCCGTACTACCGGGCGAAGGGCCAGGATCTCGGCCGGCTACTACTTCAGCTCAAGTCGTACGAACCCTCCGAGAACCCATCCTCCTGGGGCTCGATCGCGTACCAGTTCACTCTGCTACGTCGGACGACGGCGTATCAGCTCGCGGCGGTCGACACGGTGTCAGATGACACCATTCGAGCGGTACCCATGCGAGCCGGGGAGGTGCGAGCGCTGCGGCGCCTGCTTGAGTTTGCAGACAACGACGGCCAGGCGCGGACCCTGGCGTTAAATCTGGTCAACGACATTCAGGCCCGTTTCAGCAGCAATACCGTGGACTCACCGGACGTACTCAATCTGCTTGTGCGTCAGTACCAGTCGGCGTGGACACGGGCGAGCGAAGGTCGATAG
- a CDS encoding SitI3 family protein, whose translation MANEYWLYSGADVTREQVLALLATAFDAEHTDFGLGRGESLAVTAWPVDSEERIEVAQDTSVAEPKIGALFRLRSVDTIETADRETREILDAVLALIRAHPAEAVLQFDTDTVLRHTNWQVVLNSDWPGWEEIPALAAIVAGHPARSMD comes from the coding sequence TTGGCGAACGAATACTGGCTGTACAGCGGAGCCGACGTGACCCGAGAGCAGGTGCTCGCTCTGCTGGCCACGGCGTTCGACGCCGAGCACACCGACTTCGGCCTGGGACGCGGTGAATCCCTCGCGGTGACGGCCTGGCCGGTCGACAGCGAGGAACGAATCGAGGTCGCCCAGGACACCAGCGTCGCGGAGCCGAAGATCGGCGCACTGTTCCGGCTCCGCTCGGTCGACACCATCGAGACCGCCGACCGGGAGACCCGGGAGATCCTCGACGCCGTGCTCGCCCTAATCCGGGCGCATCCGGCGGAAGCAGTGCTGCAGTTCGACACCGACACCGTCCTACGACACACCAACTGGCAGGTCGTGCTCAACAGCGACTGGCCGGGGTGGGAGGAGATCCCGGCGCTGGCCGCCATCGTGGCCGGCCACCCGGCCCGGTCAATGGATTGA